One genomic window of Equus caballus isolate H_3958 breed thoroughbred chromosome 6, TB-T2T, whole genome shotgun sequence includes the following:
- the LY49B gene encoding killer cell lectin-like receptor isoform X1 produces MAEPLTHSRDPALERPTSPTLLLGQLSPPASLRGTDTDMSSQEVTYCSLRFLQSPLESQNTLRPGGTQRPGKTDDKEFSVPWHPFVVTLGILCLLLLVTVTVLGTMIFQCFKEKHQQEEILRKLIPQYDSIRNNNYSKEQLLINKTLECDILKNQTLHQKKELDSLFMEKMRCHIKQEIFSKSLQSTGKFNEDHWFCCGVNCYYFTSENENWMGCKETCQRYNLSLLKIDDEDKLNFVQRQTYRDSYWIGLSYNATESKWKWIDSGMSSGINFKIMSLPSGRRGKCAFLSSIRIADIDCAKKYKCICEKRTDCDFTACFN; encoded by the exons ATGGCAGAG CCTCTCACACACTCGAGGGATCCAGCATTGGAAAGGCCGACTTCTCCCACCTTGTTGTTGGGTCAGCTTTCTCCACCTGCGTCGCTGCGTGGCACAGACACAG ACATGAGCAGTCAGGAAGTGACTTATTGCTCCTTGAGATTTCTTCAGTCTCCTTTGGAGTCACAAAATACGTTAAGGCCTGGTGGTACTCAAAGGCCTGGGAAAACTGATGACAAAG AGTTTTCAGTGCCCTGGCATCCCTTCGTAGTGACTCTTGGGATTCTCTGTTTGCTTCTTTTGGTGACAGTCACAGTGTTGGGAACAATGA tttttcagtgttttaaagaaaaacatcaacagGAGGAAATTCTACGAAAGCTCATTCCACAGTACGACAGTATACGAAATAACAACTACTCAAAGGAGCAACTTTTGATAAATAAGACTTTAGAGTGTGACATTCTTAAAAATCAAACCCTTCATCAGAAAAAGGAACTGGACTCACTCTTTATGGAAAAGATGAGATGTCATATAAAACAGGAGATCTTTTCAAAGTCTTTGCAAAGTACAG GCAAATTCAATGAAGACCACTGGTTCTGTTGTGGAgtaaactgttattattttaccagtgaaaatgaaaactggATGGGATGTAAAGAGACGTGCCAACGTTACAATTTATCTCTTTTGAAGATAGATGATGAAGATAAACTG AACTTTGTTCAACGCCAGACTTATAGAGATAGCTACTGGATTGGATTATCATACAATGCAACGGAAAGTAAGTGGAAATGGATTGACAGCGGCATGTCTTCTGGAAT taattttaaaataatgagtttgCCTTCcgggagaagaggaaaatgtgcatttttaagcTCAATAAGAATAGCAGATATTGATTGTGctaagaaatataaatgtatcTGTGAGAAGAGAACTGATTGTGATTTCACTGCCTGCTTCAATTGA
- the LY49B gene encoding killer cell lectin-like receptor isoform X2: MAEPLTHSRDPALERPTSPTLLLGQLSPPASLRGTDTDMSSQEVTYCSLRFLQSPLESQNTLRPGGTQRPGKTDDKEFSVPWHPFVVTLGILCLLLLVTVTVLGTMIFQCFKEKHQQEEILRKLIPQYDSIRNNNYSKEQLLINKTLECDILKNQTLHQKKELDSLFMEKMRCHIKQEIFSKSLQSTGKFNEDHWFCCGVNCYYFTSENENWMGCKETCQRYNLSLLKIDDEDKLNFVQRQTYRDSYWIGLSYNATESKWKWIDSGMSSGIFTHFQADVTVILK; encoded by the exons ATGGCAGAG CCTCTCACACACTCGAGGGATCCAGCATTGGAAAGGCCGACTTCTCCCACCTTGTTGTTGGGTCAGCTTTCTCCACCTGCGTCGCTGCGTGGCACAGACACAG ACATGAGCAGTCAGGAAGTGACTTATTGCTCCTTGAGATTTCTTCAGTCTCCTTTGGAGTCACAAAATACGTTAAGGCCTGGTGGTACTCAAAGGCCTGGGAAAACTGATGACAAAG AGTTTTCAGTGCCCTGGCATCCCTTCGTAGTGACTCTTGGGATTCTCTGTTTGCTTCTTTTGGTGACAGTCACAGTGTTGGGAACAATGA tttttcagtgttttaaagaaaaacatcaacagGAGGAAATTCTACGAAAGCTCATTCCACAGTACGACAGTATACGAAATAACAACTACTCAAAGGAGCAACTTTTGATAAATAAGACTTTAGAGTGTGACATTCTTAAAAATCAAACCCTTCATCAGAAAAAGGAACTGGACTCACTCTTTATGGAAAAGATGAGATGTCATATAAAACAGGAGATCTTTTCAAAGTCTTTGCAAAGTACAG GCAAATTCAATGAAGACCACTGGTTCTGTTGTGGAgtaaactgttattattttaccagtgaaaatgaaaactggATGGGATGTAAAGAGACGTGCCAACGTTACAATTTATCTCTTTTGAAGATAGATGATGAAGATAAACTG AACTTTGTTCAACGCCAGACTTATAGAGATAGCTACTGGATTGGATTATCATACAATGCAACGGAAAGTAAGTGGAAATGGATTGACAGCGGCATGTCTTCTGGAAT CTTCACTCATTTTCAAGCAGACGTCACTG taattttaaaataa